The nucleotide window TGGGCTAGGTCTTGATAAACAGCCTCTGACATAGCTCGCACAGAGGTCACCAAGCTTTTTCGAAGTGACGGTGTTTGGACTCCTAGGGCCTGAGACCTATGCCGCTTGCTGCGCCCAGTGCGAACCCTGGAACGTCCCCTGTGGTGGGCATCACAGGTCTCCTGGATTTCACTGTTGTGCACAGCGGTGGAGGATCTTGATTTTTTATTCAACGTCAAGCTGCACTCCTCTTCTGGACAGTTCCCTGCAAAGAAAGCATGTGAGAGACTCACCAGAACAGTCCCCACAGACCCTCATTTCCAGAACCCCCTGTGCACCCAGGTGAACCCCACTTGTCTCTCCCAGTCCTTCCTGACCATCTCAGCACTGGAATGAAGTGAGGTTGAACTGCTTGTGAGTCCCCAAATATTCTCAGAGTGCTAAGATCTCAAAAATTTACTTATCAATAAGTAACTCCCTTTCTGCTCCAGCCTCATATAAAAGTTTCCTGATTATTTGCTTTTTGgggcaaaccaaaaacaaaaaaaccaccaccaccaccaccaacaacaaacacCAAGATTCTACCTGCTCTGTCTTGGCAGCTGTCCTTggaactgatttttcttttcctgcagttTTCCCGGTATGAGCTGGACTCTGGTTCTGTGAACACAATGAAAGTTTGAGAAAGTGCCTCCAACTGAACACCCTGAAATTCCTAGTCCATCCTGGACACACAGGAGCTGAGGTTACCAGCAAACTCCAGCTCTCTTCTGTTCTCCAGTGTCCAGGATCTGTACGGCCCTGGCTGCCAAGGAGCTCCCAGTTTCCTTGCCAGGGGAGCCTGTGTTGCTACCCTCTCCCTTCTCACCTTGAAAGAGCCAAATCTCACCTGATCCAGCAGTGCTGTTCCCGGCCTTGAGCTTGGTTTCCTCAGAATTCTCCTTGCTTGGATTGGGCTCTGATCCTGCTGCAAAAGAAAGTTTAGATGAGTCACCTCTCCCTAGGAAGAGTCCCATAGTCTATCTCTGATGCATTTTTGCAGATCAGTCTTTCATGTGAAGCTCTTCTGCCAGTGTCACGAGTGAACACATTTCTCAAAGTCCCCTGAGAGCACTAAGCCATTTCCCATCCCCAATCTCAGAATAAAACCCTACTAAAGACACATAGCTCAGTGTCCCCGATTCCAACCCTCCTTCCAGCCTCCACAGGAGCAGCCCAAGGCCTTACCTTGCCTTTGTGTGTGCTTCTCACTGGAATGGGAGAAGGCGGTCTTGCCTTTTCCTTTGAATGGTTTCTTCTCATCTGAGCCCTTTCCTGTAAAGGAGATCTGTTGGAAAGGCGGCTGGTCAGTGGAGCATTGGATGGAGGAGCAGTGGAGATCGGGgtcttcatttccctttcccatGTTGAAGCTCAAGTCAAAGGTGCGCTCTCTCACACGTCCAAAGGCAGAGTGTGGGTTATTCTGCTAGACCTGCGTTTTATACCTCCCTCGGCTGGGCGTGGCTTACTCTTATTGGCTGAacagttttctcatttctgcCGCTTCTTAGAGCCTCAATCAGAAGTTTCTTGCTGTAGTTCTACTGGGGACCTAGACACAGTTAAGGGGAGACATTTTCAGGTCCTCTTATAGtttcaagaaaacaaagaaccGGGAGCACAGGGATCGGAAGATCGGGGAATCTTTTCTTCCAATTTCTGTTTCAGTTCCTACGTGGAAGGTTTTATGATCCTGTTCACCTTTCAAGATGCACAATTAAACATGCCTATATtgacatatgttatatattttgccCAGAAGGAGAATTTATTATACATAGTGTTAACATTGTGTGCATAGatattataatttcttaaatGCTTGGAAACAACAAATGTCAAATTATGGTTGATTTTATTAGATCCACACatatatgatgaaataaaaatgcagagaaaaaataaataccaaatgaaATGGCCCTTCCTACCTTAAAAATGGGGAAGATAATTAGAtcaaatgcaataaaattgaATTGATTAGGTTGAGCCAGTGCTAACCTAATCAGCCCCTGATTCCTGAGGTAGCAAAATATCTAGGTGGAAAAACTTTCCTCCTTTCTCACCCTTCCTCAGTCATCCTGGGAGCGCCATTGTGTTCTGTGGAATTtattcagcctccctagtaaaaGTGGACTTGGTCTCAAACAGGTAACCCAACTGATCACAAGAAAAACAGCCTAGATTCTGAACATTCAGCTACTGTCTTCACACCGCGGACACCACCTGAATCCCGTCAAAGCCCACATTATTTCTCAACATCCACCATATTCCAGGGCAGACTCTCAAAATTGCCTCAGTGAGACGGGACAAGGTGTGGTGGAGCTCCAGGTTCAGAATAGCTGCCTCATCCCTTCCTACTGCGGTGGAGTCTCTCTGCTGGTCGGAGCCCTCCAACTAGCCTAGTCTATATCCAAGCAAGTGTCCCCTAAAAGGACCTTCTTGTCTCCCCCTCTGATGAGGAAAGCAGCAGGAATAAGACCTTCTATGTTAGGGAGTACTCAGCCTCCAGTCCTAAATGACTTGATTGACTGATGAACTGATTCCCTAAGGGGGAGAAAGACACGGGGAAGAGGCTGTGTTGGGTGAGTCTGTGTTTTCCCAGCTGTGCTGCCTGTGCAAACAGTGGAACGAGAAAAGAATTAGTGGTAGACAGACACTGCCTAGGGAAATTATCTGAATGTAAATGGAACTTATCATAATATGATATcgttatatattataatattatatcaaaatttatttgacatctaaataaattttgatatattatgatatataaaatttttataagaaaattgagttaaattttataacaatattaacatgtAAACTCAATAGAAAGCTAGGAAAATTGTCTGCTCTTGTGTAAATGACTCCTTTTTGGATAACTCTGTAAAAGGGGTGAAGAGGGGTCTGCTACTTACTTGATAGTAAGTACTTGATAAGACATCGACTTCCACATCTTTGCTGTTTTTAACCATTGCCCTCTCAAGATATGAGAATATTTTACTCTAAGAAAGTATTTTCATAGATATCATAAtagaaattttgttcattttagttaataaattattataacatttagtgattattaataatatatgtcATTGTTAAAATATACTCCTACAGACAACATATTACACATGTGTTTTGATTTGTCCTTTAATCtcaggtaaattttttaaatttttatttattaaattctatatattttagataaaagaGACCTTGTAACTGCCATATGATGTACTTTCTTAGAAAGACAAATTCTCAGGCAAAACTCAagcctggctgggtgcggtggctcatgcctgtaatcccagcactttgcgaggccaaggcgggtggatcaccttaggtcaggagttcaaggctagcctagccaacataaggaaaccccatctgtactaaaaatacaaaaaaaaaaaaaaaaaattaactgaatgtggtggctcatgcctgtaatcccagctagttgggaggcaggaggattgcttgaaccccggaggcagaggttttagtgagccgagattataccactgcactccagctgggcgacagagcaaaactccgtctcaaaaaaagaaaaaactcaggcTTATTTTTATCCAAATCtagattttaaataacatttctagGTGTCCCCTTTCAATAAAAATCCaaaccaaagcaaacaaaaaatttctAGGTAATTCCCATGAATATTAATGACTGTTAAATtgggtacttttatttttaagagagggATTTTTTATATGGATGTGTTGATGTGTCAAACACGTACAGTTAAAATTGTAcctttttttgacagagcctcactctgtccctctggatggagtgcagtgatgcaatcacagctcactgcagccttgacctcccagaatctagtgatcctcccaagtcagcctcccaaattgctgtgactacaagtgtgcacaactatgcccaactaacttttaaaaaattgttgtagagatgaggtctcactatcttgccccagtgaggtcttgttgtgttgcctaggctggtctcaaactcctgagctctggctTCCAAAGTGATGAGGTTAcgaatgtgagccactgtgcccagccaagattagACCTTTCAATGAGTGCACAtcttacctcaaaaaaaaaaaaaaaagaaacttattaaAAGATGAAGTCTGAGTTAAAAATGGGTTcatattaatgatttttaatttggTACTTCTATTGTTAAAAGAGGGATTGTTTATATGGGTGTGTTTATGTGTAAAAAGCTAGTTAAGGTcgaacctttatttatttttttttgagacagagtctcactctgtcacccagcctgatgtgcagtggcacaatcacaactcactgtagcctcaaactcctagagtCAAGGGATCCTGCTATGTCAacattccaagtagctggaattacaggcgtgcaccaccgtgcctgattaattaaaaaaaaaattaataaagatgtggtctcactatgcagcccaggctgctctcaaactcctgacctcaaatgatcctcctgccttgtcattccaaagtgatgggattgcaCAGGCTTAAGACATTGTGCTCAGCCAAGATTTTACCTTCAATGAGCACAcattttttatcagaaaaaaaataataaataataaagtctgTGTGAGAAATGAGTTGAAGTATAGATAATACAAAATTGGCATGTTATTAATTGTTGTTGAGGCTGGGTAACAGGCCTATTgtactgtttcttttatttttgtgtatgtcttaaattttctgtaataaaacatGTATAATAATACAAAGTTGATCTACAATGTTAGCTCTTAAGATCTTAGTGACTTTGGGGgagcaaaaagagagaaagtggtTGCCAGGGCATCAGTGAACCTGGTTCTATTTCTAGGTTACACACGTGTGTTCACTTTGTAATAATTCATTGAACTTTACATGATTTCTTTGTACACATCTTTCTGCATGAAcgttatacatatatacaaatttaaatattacttatttgcacaaaattttaactttatatctCAGAATAATAGcactgttttgtattgttttaaagtGGGACATGTTTGCTCAGGGCATCATCAGATGGATATTAATATTCCAAGGTATTTACTTATGTCCTAACACTTTGGTGACCTTCTAGGTCTTCCCATGTTTACATCAATTTAGTAAGTaagacagttttaattttttagggtataggccaagcacggtggctcatgcctacagtctcagctctttgggaggccaaggcaggaggatcattcgAGTCcagtattttgagtttttttaggATGCAATTATTTTTCAGCAAAGTCCTCACCCCAGAGTGAGGTTCAGCAATGCAAGGGCACCTAGTGCATACTATGCATTTGGTATGAGTAGAACTGGATTGAATCAGGAATAAAATGTGTAGCAGAGGTCAGTTCGGCAAGGAAAAGTAGGTAATGCAGGTAAGATCAGAAGAGCACAACCCAGCAGCaaatctttccattcatttcaggaACCCACTTGCCACTAGTTCACTGGAAGAAGCTGATTTAAACCATTCATTTCAGGAAACCATTTGCCCCTAGTTCACCGGAAGAGGCTGATTTAAACCATTCATTTCAGGAAACCATTTGCCCCTAGTTCACCGGAAGAGGCTGATTTAAACCATTCATTTCAGGAAACCATTTGCCCCTAGTTCACCGGAAGAGGCTGATTTAAACCATTCATTTCCGGAAACCATTTGCCACTAGTTCACCCGAAGAGGCTGATTTAAAGCAGCAGTTTGGGGGCTTGGTTGTACCCCATAGTCACCCAGAGAGCTTTAAACAGCACTGTGGCTCAGGTCCCACCGCAGGgattctgaattcatttatctattGCCTTTTGAGTTTAGGTAATTTTAAAAGCCTCCCTGGTGATTCCCATGTGCACCCAGGGGGAACAACCCCTGGTTCAGGGTGAGAAATGCATTTGCTGCACATGCATTCTATGTGTGCAGCTGTGATTTGCCCCATGGCCACTCCTGAGTTTGGGGTCTTAGAAAATACACTTGTCCTGTTAAAAATCTAAACACAACTTCAAGACACACTCAGCTGTTTGGCTAAAATGCAACaggagaaaatatcttctcaacaGATGTATCTGGACGGCACTTGCTTTCAGAGTAAAAGGTGATTTCAAGCACAATATAGCACTTTTTTCCCACAGGCTTTCAAGGCCTTTTACTATCATATCCTTATGAATCACAGgaataaaaaaatcatagttaTATACCTGTCAAATATTGTATTAGGAAAAGAATTAAAGGCATGTCTTCCATGCTCAGGTATCCTGATTAAAATCAGTTAAGACCCatctgccgggtgtggtggctcacacctgtaatcccagcactttgaaaggcagaggctggaggatcacttgagctcaggagttcaagaccagcctgctcaacgtaacaaaacctcatctctgccaaaaatacaaatattatctgGTTGTGGTAGTGTGcacgtgtggtcccagctacttgggaggctgaggtgggagaattgctggagcacagaatgtcaaagctgcagtgagccactgcaccccagccagaATGACAgggaaagagactctgtctcagaaaaaataaacaattaaagaGACCCATTCTTTCAGACACCGTCATTCTTCTACATAAAACACGAGGCTTTTGACTGAAATGTTTTAAGATGAACTGAAGATTCTCCCATGATCAGGAGCAGTAAACGGGGGTTGCTCCCTTCCTGTTCTTTGAGTTGAAGCAAGGCAGAGGTCTGGAGACTCAAACTGTTAAATACTCAAACTGGTAAATATATCAATtgctttcttttcatatgttgTATTAAGCTATTCTTGCActgctatttaaaaaatctgagactgggtaatttataagaaaagagtttgattggctcatggttctgcaggctgtacaggaagcatagcaccaGTGTCTGCTTCTGGGACGGCCTggaaagcttacaatcatggtgaaagagaagcaggcatctcacatggtagAAGCAGAAACAAGAAAGATGAGGAAGGGAGGGGccacacttctaaacaaccagatctcgcgagtactcactatcacaaggacggCA belongs to Pongo pygmaeus isolate AG05252 chromosome 2, NHGRI_mPonPyg2-v2.0_pri, whole genome shotgun sequence and includes:
- the LOC129032782 gene encoding protein FRG2-like-2 isoform X2 — protein: MGKGNEDPDLHCSSIQCSTDQPPFQQISFTGKGSDEKKPFKGKGKTAFSHSSEKHTQRQGSEPNPSKENSEETKLKAGNSTAGSEPESSSYRENCRKRKISSKDSCQDRAGNCPEEECSLTLNKKSRSSTAVHNSEIQETCDAHHRGRSRVRTGRSKRHRSQALGVQTPSLRKSLVTSVRAMSEAVYQDLAQVWAQQIHSPLTCEQRILLTQLRGPLCAQVQTLYSMATQAAYVFPAESWLVPATLPGPGDSDLERETHPFPGQEITEPVSGSDKAKLGAP
- the LOC129032782 gene encoding protein FRG2-like-2 isoform X1, with translation MGKGNEDPDLHCSSIQCSTDQPPFQQISFTGKGSDEKKPFKGKGKTAFSHSSEKHTQRQAGSEPNPSKENSEETKLKAGNSTAGSEPESSSYRENCRKRKISSKDSCQDRAGNCPEEECSLTLNKKSRSSTAVHNSEIQETCDAHHRGRSRVRTGRSKRHRSQALGVQTPSLRKSLVTSVRAMSEAVYQDLAQVWAQQIHSPLTCEQRILLTQLRGPLCAQVQTLYSMATQAAYVFPAESWLVPATLPGPGDSDLERETHPFPGQEITEPVSGSDKAKLGAP